Proteins co-encoded in one Ensifer sp. PDNC004 genomic window:
- a CDS encoding alpha/beta fold hydrolase, with translation MQARTIQTRTIRMGFIEHGNGPAVLLCHGFPETSHAWRHQVAALAEAGFRAIAPDLRGYGLTECPSSVDEYSLFHIVGDLIALLDALDVPVAILVGNDWGATVAWQAAQMRPDRFHGVVALSVPMMGQPPVPPTRIFPQTDEAELYTLYFQEPGVAEAELERDVGQTLRKILFAASGDAGPRQPGDQTPNPFGMVSRRHGLLGALPDSMPRWLTAADLNAYISAFATTGFRGGLNYYRNLDRNWQLQAAFAGVKVGIPALFMTGERDTGLAIPGMRAIVDAMPQLVPQLKENIIVPGSGHWLPQERADIVSEALIRFARQI, from the coding sequence ATGCAGGCCCGGACAATCCAGACCCGAACCATCCGCATGGGCTTTATCGAGCACGGAAACGGCCCGGCCGTCCTGCTCTGCCACGGCTTCCCGGAGACCTCGCATGCCTGGCGACACCAGGTAGCGGCACTTGCAGAGGCCGGCTTTCGCGCAATCGCGCCTGACTTGCGTGGCTACGGCCTCACGGAATGCCCGTCCTCGGTCGACGAATACAGCTTGTTTCACATCGTCGGCGATCTGATCGCTCTGCTGGACGCCCTTGATGTGCCGGTGGCCATCCTCGTCGGTAACGACTGGGGCGCGACCGTTGCCTGGCAGGCGGCACAGATGCGGCCGGACCGTTTCCACGGCGTCGTCGCCTTGAGCGTGCCGATGATGGGCCAGCCGCCCGTTCCGCCCACCCGGATCTTCCCGCAGACCGACGAGGCCGAGTTGTACACGCTCTATTTTCAGGAGCCCGGCGTCGCCGAGGCGGAACTGGAGCGTGACGTCGGCCAGACGCTGCGAAAGATCCTCTTTGCCGCTTCCGGCGACGCCGGCCCGCGACAGCCCGGAGACCAGACGCCCAATCCGTTCGGCATGGTATCGCGCCGGCATGGACTGCTTGGGGCCCTGCCCGACAGCATGCCGCGTTGGCTGACCGCTGCTGATCTCAACGCCTATATCAGCGCCTTTGCCACGACCGGTTTTCGCGGCGGGTTGAACTACTATCGAAACCTCGATCGCAATTGGCAGTTGCAGGCCGCCTTCGCCGGCGTGAAGGTCGGCATTCCCGCCCTGTTCATGACTGGCGAACGCGATACGGGCCTCGCCATCCCCGGGATGCGGGCTATCGTCGATGCGATGCCGCAACTCGTCCCACAGCTC
- a CDS encoding LysR substrate-binding domain-containing protein translates to MAKEVPERRGKPQSPADLLSHDCIRYRFHRSGRLAPWVFHDVGDPHTVDVSGGLIVSDHPTLYQMIADGLGLGYVFRDGPPEALRRTGLASVLTDHLLPIPGLYLYYPREYRSMLPLRLFIDHMRGAFRRDDPDALPAEIPRHPASPVPQSSKA, encoded by the coding sequence TTGGCGAAGGAAGTACCCGAGCGCCGGGGCAAGCCGCAATCGCCCGCGGACCTGCTGTCCCATGATTGTATCCGCTATCGCTTCCACCGCTCCGGACGGCTGGCGCCCTGGGTGTTTCATGATGTGGGCGACCCCCACACGGTCGACGTCTCCGGCGGGCTCATCGTCAGCGACCACCCGACGCTCTATCAGATGATCGCCGACGGCCTAGGGCTCGGCTACGTGTTTCGCGATGGCCCGCCCGAAGCCTTGCGCCGCACAGGACTGGCCAGCGTTCTCACGGACCATCTCCTGCCCATTCCCGGTCTCTACCTCTATTATCCGCGCGAGTATCGTTCGATGCTGCCGCTTCGCCTGTTCATCGACCACATGCGCGGCGCCTTCAGGCGTGATGACCCGGATGCGTTGCCTGCCGAGATCCCGCGGCATCCTGCATCGCCCGTTCCGCAATCGTCGAAAGCTTGA
- a CDS encoding Rrf2 family transcriptional regulator — MKQDSRLARMIHVLIHMALLGGRETSETIAKMLNTNPVVVRRTMGALKRKGVVGSEGGRGGGWALLVPLEALTVLDVQRALDDGQVLAAGVSEDHPTCPVERAANAALVGAFEQAERTLLREFAELKLSTIAERAMQDAAGSRQATHPGHHA; from the coding sequence ATGAAGCAAGATAGCCGGTTGGCGCGGATGATCCATGTGCTCATACACATGGCATTGCTCGGGGGAAGGGAGACGTCGGAGACCATCGCCAAGATGCTGAACACCAACCCGGTTGTCGTCCGCCGGACGATGGGGGCGTTGAAGCGCAAGGGCGTCGTCGGTTCCGAAGGCGGTCGGGGAGGGGGCTGGGCGCTCCTGGTGCCGCTTGAGGCGTTGACGGTGCTGGATGTGCAGCGGGCGCTCGATGACGGGCAGGTTCTGGCGGCCGGCGTGTCGGAGGACCATCCGACCTGCCCGGTCGAGCGCGCAGCGAATGCGGCGCTGGTGGGCGCCTTCGAACAGGCGGAGCGGACCCTGCTGCGGGAGTTTGCCGAACTCAAGCTTTCGACGATTGCGGAACGGGCGATGCAGGATGCCGCGGGATCTCGGCAGGCAACGCATCCGGGTCATCACGCCTGA